DNA sequence from the Propionispora hippei DSM 15287 genome:
TCCCGGCCCTTAACGAAACAATTGATATTCCCGGCATTCTTACCGAAATCAACGCCGGAGTTCAAAAATATTTCCCCCATACCGAAATTTGGGCTGAACCGGGTCGTTTTATCTGCGGCACGGCAATGAATCTTATCACCCGGGTCATTGGCACCCAGGAACGTAACCATCAGCAATGGTACTTCCTGGATGATGGCCTGTATGGCACTTTCTCGGCCGTGATTTTCGATCACTGGGAGTTTGAACTGGAAACCTTTAAAAAGGGTGAACTCATTCCGGCCACTTTTGCCGGTCCGAGCTGTGATTCACTGGATATCATGTTCCGGGACAAGCTGACGCAGCGTCTGGAACTGGACGACCTCATCCTGGTGCCCAACTGTGGTTCCTATACTTCGGCTTCGGCTACTGTATTCAACGGTTTCGCCAAGACGCCGATCATTGTCTGGGAAGAAGTGCAGCATTTGTTTGATGCTTCTGAACAACTGGCGGCAGCCGTTTAACCGGTTGCCAGTCTAAAGCAAAGACGCGACGGTCTCTCCTGAGGGAGAAGCTGTCGCGTCTTTTTATGGCTTTTTTCTGGTGGAGGAAGCTGCTGCTTCGTCGAGCAAAGCCGCTGTGACCTGCTCCAGCACTGCCTGCCAGCCGCCGGTTTGGGACTGCCGGAAGAGGCGGGCTGACGGATACCAGGGACTGTCCTGCCGTGTTAACAGCCAACGCCAGTCGGGATCAAGGGGGAGTAAAATCCAGACCGGTTTGCCCAAGGCGCCGGCCAGGTGGGCTACGGCAGAATCAACGGTGATGACCAGATCAAGGTGACTGATCAAGCCGGCCGTTTCGGTAAAATCATTTAATTCTGCCGAGACATTAAGAATAGCCGAATCGCCGTCGGTCAGATCCGCTGCCCGGTCGTCCGCCTGCAGGCTGATCCAGTGAATTTGTGGGTGCCGTTCCGGTAAAGTCCGGAAGACCGAAAACGGGATGGAACGGTTATGGTCGTTGTCATGTCTGGGATTGCCGGCCCAGACAATGCCGATTCTGGGACGGCCGGGCATCAGGTCAGCAAGGCGCTTGCGCCATTTGGTTACTTGTGTGACCGGTGGTTTGAGATAGGGGATGGCGGTAGGAATACTTGCTTCTTCCGTGCCGAACCGATAGGGCAGGCTGTGGAGCGAGCAGGCAATATCGTACTCTTCCAGCGGAACCTGTCCCTCCGCATAGACCGGACAGTCCAGGGAGTGGGCGAGCAGCCGCAGCAGGGGCTTTTGAACCACCACCCCGACAGCGGTTGCCAGGCTGGTGAACAGTGTGGCATAGCGGATAAAATGCAGAGTGTCGCCAAAGCCTTGCTCGAAGAATAAAAGCAGGCGGCGATCGCTAATATTCTCTCCCTGCCAGGACGGCAGAGGGGGCTGTGAATAGCTAAAGGCAATGAGACGTTTTTCGTAATAATCCCAGCCGGGCCGGTAGCGGCCCTGGAGCAAATAAAGGGTGCCGAGACCGAAAACCGCTTCCGCCGTTTTTGCCGGCGCCCCGTTTTGAATCGCCTGTTGATAGTAGTCTTCGGCTTCTGTGTAACGTTCCTGTTTACGGAGGATGAGAGCCAGCCGGCGCAGCAGACCCGGCCTACCGGGATGATAAGTAAGGGCCTGGCGAAGGCAGGCTTCCGCTTCACTGAAGCGGTTTAATTTGTTTAAGACGGAAACTAAATTGGTTGCGGCCAGGGCAAAGTCCGGTTTTAATGCAAGGGCCCGGTTCAAGTGGGTGATCGCCTCGACCGGCCGGTTCAGCTCATGCAGGATGAGGGCCAGGTTATTGTGAGCTTCGACATAATGGGGCTGCAACTCCAGCGCTGTTTGGAAGGAGCTTAGGGCCTCCGGCAGACGTTGCAGTTTCTGGTAGGTCAACCCTAGATTATTGTGGGTGACAGGGTTGCCCGGTTCCAGTTGGAGCGCCTGCCGAAAAGCCCTGACGGCCTCTTCCGGCAACTGGGCCTGTGACAGAAGGATGCCGCGATTGTTGTAGGCCTCCGTATAATTGGGGCGCACGGCAAGCGCCTGATCCAGATAAAACTGCGCCCGATGCAATTCACCGGCTGCGGCCACGACCAAGGCCAGGTTGTTGTAGGCTTCGGCAAAGTCGGGTTTCAGGTCCAGAGCCATGGTAAAGCAGGCTTTGGCGCCGTCCAGGTGGTTGAGGGTATGAAGTACGAGACCGAGCTGGAAATACGTATAAGGTGAGGCCGGGTTTAGTTTAGCAGCGAGGAACAGGACAGCGGCGGCGCACTCCGGTCGTTGACTGTCTTTTAGCAGTAATCCCAGCGCATAGAGGGCCTCGGTATAATCGGGCTTGAGAGCAAGCGCCCGGCGCAGATGAGCTTCAGCCTCATCCAGCCGGGTTTCCCGCTGAGCCAGCAGACCCAGATTATAGTGGCCTTCCGGACGGTCAGGATATAAGTGAATCAGGTCCTGAAAAGCCTGCCGGGCTTCTTTTTGCTTACCAGCCAGGGCCAGAGTGATTCCTGCTTTCAGGTAGGTTTCAGGCAGCATGGTGTTCCCTCTTTCTGTAGATATAGATAATACGACCTGTTTAGCATCTATCATATCGGGGGAAGCTTGGAATTTTATTTGGAAAAGAGAGACCGTCAATTCGACAGGCGACATAAAAAAGATATACAATAAAGGGATTTAATGGAATACAAAGAATATAGTACAGGCGGTTTTGGTGCACATTTGTCAAAGTAGGCAGAAAGTGCGGCAAAACCGGTATATTATACGATATCAAACCGAAGAAGGAGGAACAGATTGCGAAGGATTGTTGCAATTATAAGTGGGGTTTTATTTTTGTTACTGGCCGTTAGCCCGGTGTTGGCCGAACCGGCCGGCCCGGAGGGAGGGCCAGGGGTGGGAACGGTTACGGAGGGGCATGCCTACCTGCCCAAAGGAATCAAGCTGCAAGCCCGATTGTTGGACACGTTGGACTCAAGAACCAGCAAGCCGGGAGATAAGTTTTCATTTAAGCTTTTGCAGAATGTGATTGTTGCTGATACTGTGATTATTGCCCAGGGGACGACCGGTGAGGGGGTCGTAAAAACCGTAAAGCGGGCCGGCTTGTTTGGCCGGGGCGGTGTGATTGAATTGGAAGGCGTCGGCATTAAGACCGTTAACGGCATCCAAGTCCCGGTAATCCTGCGGCAGCACAGTGCTAACGGCGGGCACACGGCGGATTTGGATTGGTATGATGATGCATCCAGCGCTACCCCAGCCTTAACCGTTGGTGTCATGAGCGGTATTGCGAGCGGTTTGGAGGTGCAAATCGGTGCCGGTACCAAATTGATTTTGGAGTTGCCCTATGCGATCGACCTGCAGGCCACGCCGGAACAACTGCAGGAGCAAACGAAGCCGCCGGCCCCGGAAGCGGCGGGACCTGTAAAGCCGGAGCTTGCTGGCTAGTACATTATCAGCCCTTTTAATAGTAAGATTATGTTTATTTAGAAAAGGAGAAGGTACAGATGAAAAAGATGTTCATATTCGTTTTGCTTATGATGCTGGCGGTTTCGGTGGTGAGTGCCAATCCGGCCCAGGAGCCGGCCAATGCCGGTGTTGCCGAAGTTTTACCCGGCCATGCCTATGTTCCCAGGGGAACGATGATTCCCTGCGAGCTGTTAACGGAGGTCAGTTCGGGCAAGAATAAGGTCGGCGATAAGATTAACTTTAAAGTGCTGGAGGATGTCACCGTAGGCGACGCCATCGTCATTGCCAAGGGAACCACCGGTGAAGGCTATGTTAAAACCGCCAAGAAGGCGGGGCTGTTCGGCAAGGGTGGTTCTATTCAGTTGGATGCGACC
Encoded proteins:
- a CDS encoding tetratricopeptide repeat protein gives rise to the protein MLPETYLKAGITLALAGKQKEARQAFQDLIHLYPDRPEGHYNLGLLAQRETRLDEAEAHLRRALALKPDYTEALYALGLLLKDSQRPECAAAVLFLAAKLNPASPYTYFQLGLVLHTLNHLDGAKACFTMALDLKPDFAEAYNNLALVVAAAGELHRAQFYLDQALAVRPNYTEAYNNRGILLSQAQLPEEAVRAFRQALQLEPGNPVTHNNLGLTYQKLQRLPEALSSFQTALELQPHYVEAHNNLALILHELNRPVEAITHLNRALALKPDFALAATNLVSVLNKLNRFSEAEACLRQALTYHPGRPGLLRRLALILRKQERYTEAEDYYQQAIQNGAPAKTAEAVFGLGTLYLLQGRYRPGWDYYEKRLIAFSYSQPPLPSWQGENISDRRLLLFFEQGFGDTLHFIRYATLFTSLATAVGVVVQKPLLRLLAHSLDCPVYAEGQVPLEEYDIACSLHSLPYRFGTEEASIPTAIPYLKPPVTQVTKWRKRLADLMPGRPRIGIVWAGNPRHDNDHNRSIPFSVFRTLPERHPQIHWISLQADDRAADLTDGDSAILNVSAELNDFTETAGLISHLDLVITVDSAVAHLAGALGKPVWILLPLDPDWRWLLTRQDSPWYPSARLFRQSQTGGWQAVLEQVTAALLDEAAASSTRKKP